Proteins from a genomic interval of Nautilia sp. PV-1:
- the flgL gene encoding flagellar hook-associated protein FlgL: MRVTQFIQYNNFVLYQQRTLSALNNVQTQISTGEKIQNMYEDPVVYTKYLKLNEELNSFTQIKSSANFAETFANETDTTLNDFVTTLGSFKTNLLKAANDTNDDTSREAIVSELKGELEHLKDLANTSIDGKYLFSGSKFNTKPIDDNYQYQGNDAKVKAYLGAGIEREYNIDGASLFLGRDNDYSKHISTNMPQYDKMKANPQFVVRGSDGKLYIDKDIKAHGKEPDSQDNPINTPVTGNSQIRMLTGVSDIYDPATDTYKDGTSYFYIKGKKPDGTTIDIKFSMSNSDTVNDLLNKIGELYGNTATTKVVDVSLNDQGEIQVKDVQSGKMLTDFYMVASDKDEPSIDDLAKNGDYTVAFQKSGFNTIRNLSSISANNGYFDNRIFKFGSDFKTTDTKRDALPSDTLYKVLGEKGVRDSDGTIQTLDHLTLSGTDTDGNSVNVTLNVDSTTTMQDLMDQIKNNFGDVSVSLEDGKLTVTDNSINQTDSSKLSLNINAFDFNNNSLEVFSSSDVSNFDKIYMDKNGNEITSNVSQIVKDYKTIFKNGEKIIEKNPDAQTYATKDTVIADTMGTDSMPQEIKVKFKDKNGDLKTAVITLRNTPDADGHLSNFWIDLNNDGVRDSNEVFDIYEPDGSLTPAHDKITTTTEMDTNTCKVCTKEKLDKGMTYQQLADVISMITSDNLPASNSAEDYNKALNTAKQEVSVGMDKNGKFYLKDNSNNPSSIDLSMYTDNNSLYFQANNAVTVDEPQVDFFGTLQKAIDAVENGNFYPDGDKDPRSFGIEGAIEAIDHVTDHVRRSHAKIGAVSNEFKLTIERTDMLKLNVQQLQSDNIDTDIGEATMKLNSLQTSYQALLASVAKINNLTLLNYL, translated from the coding sequence ATGAGAGTTACACAATTTATACAATATAATAATTTTGTTTTATACCAGCAAAGAACGTTGAGCGCTCTTAATAATGTTCAAACACAGATATCTACCGGGGAAAAAATTCAGAATATGTATGAAGATCCCGTAGTGTATACAAAATATCTGAAATTAAATGAAGAACTTAATTCATTTACCCAGATAAAATCTTCGGCTAATTTTGCTGAAACGTTTGCAAATGAGACTGACACCACCCTTAATGATTTTGTTACGACATTGGGAAGTTTTAAAACAAATCTTTTAAAAGCCGCAAACGATACAAATGATGATACGAGCAGGGAAGCTATTGTCAGTGAGTTAAAGGGTGAACTGGAACATTTAAAAGATTTGGCCAATACATCTATAGACGGAAAATATCTTTTCAGCGGCAGTAAATTTAATACCAAGCCGATTGATGATAATTATCAGTATCAGGGAAACGATGCGAAAGTAAAAGCTTATTTGGGTGCCGGAATTGAGAGAGAATATAATATTGACGGTGCATCTTTATTTTTAGGAAGGGATAACGATTATTCAAAACATATTTCAACCAATATGCCCCAGTATGATAAAATGAAGGCAAATCCTCAGTTTGTTGTAAGAGGAAGCGACGGTAAACTTTATATTGATAAAGATATAAAAGCACACGGAAAAGAGCCCGATTCTCAGGATAACCCTATCAACACACCCGTGACCGGTAATTCTCAGATAAGAATGCTTACAGGAGTTTCGGATATTTACGATCCTGCTACCGATACATATAAAGACGGGACCAGTTATTTTTATATAAAAGGGAAAAAACCGGACGGAACTACAATAGATATTAAATTTTCAATGTCCAATTCGGATACGGTAAACGATTTATTAAATAAAATAGGAGAGCTTTACGGAAATACGGCTACTACTAAAGTAGTCGACGTAAGTCTGAACGATCAGGGCGAAATTCAGGTTAAAGACGTACAGAGCGGTAAAATGCTTACTGATTTTTATATGGTTGCAAGCGATAAAGATGAACCGAGTATAGACGATTTGGCCAAAAACGGTGATTATACCGTGGCTTTCCAAAAAAGCGGATTTAATACTATCAGAAACCTGTCTTCAATCAGCGCGAATAACGGTTATTTTGACAACAGGATTTTTAAATTCGGAAGCGATTTTAAAACAACAGATACAAAAAGAGACGCACTTCCGAGCGATACGCTTTATAAGGTGTTGGGAGAAAAAGGCGTTAGGGATTCTGACGGTACTATTCAGACGCTGGACCACTTGACGTTAAGCGGTACGGATACAGACGGAAACAGTGTAAATGTTACTTTAAATGTTGATTCAACTACGACAATGCAGGATTTAATGGATCAGATAAAAAATAATTTCGGCGATGTAAGTGTAAGTCTGGAAGATGGGAAATTAACGGTTACCGACAATTCTATAAATCAGACAGACAGTTCAAAATTAAGTTTAAATATTAATGCGTTTGATTTTAATAATAACTCTTTAGAAGTGTTTTCAAGCAGCGACGTTTCTAATTTTGACAAAATTTACATGGATAAAAACGGAAATGAAATAACTTCCAATGTATCCCAGATAGTTAAAGATTATAAAACGATTTTTAAAAACGGTGAAAAAATAATAGAAAAAAATCCGGACGCTCAGACATATGCTACTAAAGATACGGTAATAGCTGATACTATGGGTACAGACAGTATGCCGCAGGAGATTAAAGTAAAATTCAAAGATAAAAACGGAGACCTTAAAACAGCGGTTATAACTTTAAGGAATACTCCCGATGCGGACGGGCATTTAAGCAACTTTTGGATAGATCTGAATAATGACGGTGTAAGGGATTCTAACGAGGTTTTCGATATATATGAACCAGACGGAAGTTTGACTCCGGCCCACGATAAAATTACAACCACAACGGAAATGGATACAAATACATGTAAAGTGTGTACAAAAGAGAAACTTGACAAGGGAATGACTTATCAGCAGCTTGCTGACGTAATATCTATGATTACTTCAGACAATCTGCCGGCTTCCAATTCAGCCGAGGATTATAATAAAGCTTTAAATACCGCAAAACAGGAAGTGTCTGTAGGTATGGATAAAAATGGCAAATTTTATTTAAAAGACAATTCAAACAATCCGAGCAGTATCGATTTAAGTATGTATACGGATAATAATTCTCTTTATTTTCAGGCGAATAATGCTGTTACCGTAGATGAACCTCAGGTTGACTTTTTCGGAACGCTTCAAAAAGCCATAGACGCTGTGGAAAACGGGAATTTTTATCCGGACGGGGATAAGGATCCGAGGAGTTTCGGTATTGAAGGAGCCATTGAGGCGATAGACCATGTAACAGACCACGTCAGAAGAAGCCACGCCAAAATAGGTGCTGTAAGCAATGAATTTAAATTAACAATAGAAAGAACGGATATGCTGAAATTAAATGTTCAGCAGCTTCAGTCAGACAATATAGATACCGATATAGGCGAAGCAACAATGAAACTCAACTCGCTTCAGACTTCCTATCAGGCCCTGCTTGCTTCGGTAGCTAAAATTAATAATTTAACGCTACTCAATTATTTGTGA
- a CDS encoding OmpA family protein, which yields MKKVIIATAAVAGIFIAGCAETPMATSVIDMAGNKKVAGWGENNNTKPKPVIKIVKCKPVKDSDKDGVPDNFDKCPNTPANMLVDHNGCPIITTLRLNFDFNKAVVKKIYYPELKKVAEILKNNPSLKIEVAGYTDNIGSAEYNLKLSQKRAEAVKKILVNVYGINPQRIVAKGYGEAYPLVPNTTETNRALNRRVEIVNITNQK from the coding sequence ATGAAAAAAGTAATCATCGCGACTGCCGCCGTAGCGGGAATATTTATAGCCGGATGTGCGGAAACACCTATGGCTACTTCAGTAATAGATATGGCCGGGAATAAGAAAGTTGCCGGATGGGGAGAAAATAATAATACAAAGCCTAAACCGGTAATAAAAATTGTAAAATGTAAACCTGTTAAAGACAGCGATAAAGACGGAGTGCCTGATAATTTTGATAAATGTCCGAATACGCCTGCTAATATGCTGGTAGACCATAACGGATGTCCTATAATTACTACGCTAAGATTAAATTTTGATTTTAATAAAGCCGTAGTTAAAAAAATATATTATCCCGAATTAAAAAAAGTTGCGGAAATTTTAAAAAACAATCCTAGTTTAAAAATTGAAGTTGCCGGTTATACGGATAATATCGGATCCGCAGAATATAATTTAAAACTTTCTCAAAAAAGGGCGGAAGCTGTTAAAAAGATTTTAGTAAATGTTTATGGTATAAATCCTCAAAGAATTGTTGCTAAAGGATACGGAGAAGCATATCCTCTTGTACCTAATACCACAGAAACAAACAGAGCGTTAAACAGAAGGGTGGAAATAGTTAATATTACAAATCAAAAATAA
- a CDS encoding metal-dependent hydrolase: MIKLKADYVLTLNEKYEIIKNGEVVFDDKIIDVGTDLEYDLKEIYLGKNSVIMPALINTHTHLEFSSNYTHLEYGDFMSWLNSVLEHREDLFHGCKSECYKSAIKEMKKSGICAFGQISSTGNDLKYLKHSPLKVVYFNEIIGSNPAAVDMIYQDFLARIEQSKEVKNDKFKIGLSIHSPYSVHPILMKKVIEIAKSEDLPIQTHFMESKAERKWLENGEGEFKIFFEKHFKNAKPLITPQEFIEQFENTKTTFIHCVHANEKELQKINEIGGYISHCPISNRLLNVGLLNLESVKNFSIPYNVATDGKSSNFSLNLFKEIRAALLMHTDLHPKYLAKDLLKSVTINAAKALNLNNGSLEKDKEADIITFRLPNKVEDEELLPLQIILHTNKIDNLYINGKEVK, translated from the coding sequence TTGATTAAATTAAAAGCCGATTACGTTCTGACTTTAAATGAAAAATATGAAATTATTAAAAACGGAGAAGTGGTCTTTGATGATAAGATCATAGACGTAGGAACCGATCTTGAATACGATTTAAAAGAAATCTACCTTGGAAAAAACTCAGTAATTATGCCTGCACTTATTAACACACATACCCATTTAGAATTCAGTTCTAATTATACACATTTGGAATACGGGGATTTTATGAGCTGGCTCAATTCAGTTTTAGAACACCGAGAAGATCTTTTTCACGGATGTAAAAGCGAATGTTACAAATCGGCAATAAAAGAGATGAAAAAAAGCGGAATATGCGCATTCGGTCAGATAAGCTCCACTGGCAACGATCTTAAATACCTTAAACACTCTCCGTTAAAAGTCGTGTATTTTAATGAAATAATCGGTTCAAATCCTGCTGCCGTCGATATGATTTACCAGGATTTTCTGGCAAGAATAGAACAGTCAAAAGAAGTTAAAAACGATAAATTTAAAATCGGCCTTTCAATACATTCACCATATTCGGTTCATCCTATACTGATGAAAAAGGTTATTGAAATTGCAAAATCTGAAGATCTGCCTATACAGACGCATTTCATGGAAAGCAAGGCTGAGAGAAAATGGCTTGAAAACGGAGAAGGAGAATTTAAAATATTTTTTGAAAAACATTTCAAAAACGCCAAACCTTTAATAACTCCTCAAGAATTCATTGAACAGTTTGAAAACACCAAAACAACATTCATCCACTGTGTACACGCCAATGAAAAAGAACTTCAGAAAATAAACGAAATAGGAGGCTATATCAGCCACTGCCCTATCTCAAACAGACTTTTAAACGTAGGACTGTTAAATTTAGAAAGTGTAAAAAACTTCTCCATTCCTTATAATGTTGCAACAGACGGTAAAAGTTCAAACTTTTCTTTAAATCTGTTTAAAGAAATCAGGGCGGCTCTGCTTATGCATACCGACCTGCATCCTAAATACCTTGCAAAAGACTTGTTAAAATCAGTCACTATAAACGCGGCTAAAGCTTTAAATCTAAACAACGGATCTTTAGAGAAAGACAAAGAGGCTGATATTATTACATTCAGACTGCCTAATAAAGTAGAAGATGAAGAACTGCTTCCGTTACAGATAATTCTCCATACTAATAAAATAGATAATTTATATATAAACGGAAAAGAGGTAAAATAG
- a CDS encoding DNA translocase FtsK: MRKSIYIFFFAFAVYLLIATIIPQPHIVGKVGEFLGNADFKLFGYLSYVFPFLLAVLLYLGYKKKFDATVSIKVLGGIFLFFDLLFLQSALFSKGILGNLFVDTLKAYIGVAGVGLLIFVIFLWSLFLLFEDKILNFYQKRHVKKEAQKSAVSDTDTYESDVYEKDTVQNGDNAKTEMEEIAFDNDVSNIELDDEEVLRVEETKDNEIVQEKNNEAVSNNENTADVKNEEARHVTHVQELEDTKKLLSEIETGEREKPKNWKFPPLNFLSKPKSGEKEINEAEIDKKIKILIEKLKQFKIEGDVVRYYVGPVVTTFEFKPLPHIKVSKILALQDDLAMALKAQSIRIQAPIPGKDVVGIEIPNEKVETIYLREILESDIFKKAKSPLTLALGKDIVGAPFVTDLKKLPHLLIAGTTGSGKSVGINAMILSLLYRNSPDELKFLMIDPKMLEFSIFNDIPHLLTPVITEPKKAIMALNSMVKEMERRYKLMANARVKNIEGYNAKVSQNEKMPYIVIIIDELADLMMTSGKDVEYSIARLAQMARASGIHLIVATQRPSVDVVTGLIKANLPSRISFKVGQKIDSKVILDQFGAESLLGRGDMLFTPPGITGLIRLHAPFTSEEEIEKVVEYLKSQRIADYDTMIVNTLQDTEMLEEIDGLDELFEEAKEIILKEKRTSISYLQRRLNIGYNRAANIIEQMERMGILSSPNAKGQREILI, encoded by the coding sequence TTGCGTAAAAGTATCTATATTTTCTTTTTTGCTTTTGCTGTTTATTTATTAATAGCTACAATTATTCCTCAACCTCATATAGTCGGAAAAGTTGGGGAGTTTTTAGGAAATGCTGATTTTAAACTTTTTGGTTATCTTTCTTATGTCTTTCCTTTTTTACTGGCTGTACTGCTTTATCTTGGTTATAAGAAAAAATTTGACGCGACTGTCAGTATTAAGGTTTTAGGCGGTATATTTTTGTTTTTTGATTTGCTGTTTTTACAGTCAGCACTGTTTTCAAAAGGTATTTTGGGAAATCTTTTTGTAGACACGTTAAAAGCATATATAGGCGTTGCCGGTGTCGGGCTGCTTATATTTGTAATATTTTTGTGGAGTCTCTTTTTGCTTTTTGAAGATAAAATATTGAATTTTTATCAAAAAAGACATGTAAAAAAAGAAGCTCAAAAGAGTGCCGTTTCGGATACTGATACATATGAAAGCGATGTTTACGAAAAAGACACTGTTCAAAACGGTGATAATGCTAAAACTGAAATGGAAGAGATTGCTTTTGACAACGATGTAAGCAATATAGAACTTGACGACGAAGAAGTGTTGAGGGTAGAAGAAACAAAAGATAATGAAATAGTTCAGGAAAAAAATAATGAGGCTGTTTCAAATAACGAAAATACTGCCGACGTGAAAAATGAAGAAGCCCGCCACGTGACGCATGTTCAGGAGCTTGAGGATACCAAAAAGCTTCTTTCCGAAATTGAAACAGGGGAGAGAGAAAAACCTAAAAACTGGAAATTTCCTCCTTTGAATTTTTTAAGCAAACCTAAGTCGGGGGAAAAAGAGATAAACGAAGCCGAAATAGATAAAAAAATAAAAATTTTAATAGAAAAGTTAAAACAGTTTAAAATAGAAGGAGACGTGGTAAGATATTATGTTGGACCGGTAGTTACCACGTTTGAATTTAAACCTCTTCCTCATATTAAAGTATCTAAAATACTGGCTCTTCAGGATGATCTTGCAATGGCTCTTAAAGCCCAGTCTATCCGTATTCAGGCGCCGATTCCCGGAAAAGACGTTGTAGGGATAGAAATTCCAAATGAAAAAGTGGAAACGATATATTTAAGAGAAATACTTGAAAGCGATATATTTAAAAAAGCCAAATCGCCTTTAACGCTTGCGCTTGGTAAAGATATAGTTGGGGCACCTTTTGTAACGGATCTGAAAAAGCTTCCGCATCTTTTAATAGCCGGAACTACCGGAAGCGGTAAAAGTGTCGGAATAAACGCAATGATTCTTTCATTGTTATACAGAAATTCTCCGGATGAGCTTAAGTTTTTAATGATTGATCCGAAAATGCTTGAATTTTCAATTTTTAACGATATCCCTCATCTGCTGACCCCCGTTATTACCGAGCCTAAAAAGGCTATAATGGCTCTGAATTCAATGGTAAAAGAGATGGAAAGAAGATATAAGCTGATGGCTAACGCCAGAGTTAAAAACATAGAAGGTTATAATGCAAAAGTTTCTCAGAACGAAAAAATGCCTTATATTGTTATTATCATAGACGAGCTTGCGGATTTAATGATGACAAGCGGTAAAGATGTGGAATATTCCATAGCCAGACTGGCACAGATGGCAAGGGCCAGCGGTATACATCTTATTGTTGCGACGCAAAGACCTAGTGTCGATGTAGTGACAGGGCTTATTAAAGCCAACCTTCCTAGCCGTATAAGTTTTAAAGTCGGACAGAAAATAGATTCTAAAGTTATCCTTGACCAGTTTGGAGCTGAAAGTCTTCTCGGTCGCGGAGATATGCTTTTTACTCCTCCGGGAATTACGGGTCTGATAAGGCTTCACGCTCCTTTTACCAGTGAAGAGGAAATTGAAAAAGTTGTGGAGTATTTAAAATCTCAGAGAATTGCCGATTATGATACAATGATAGTAAACACTTTGCAGGATACCGAAATGCTTGAAGAAATAGACGGACTTGACGAACTGTTCGAAGAAGCTAAAGAAATTATCCTTAAAGAGAAAAGAACAAGTATTTCATATCTTCAAAGAAGATTAAATATTGGGTATAATAGGGCAGCTAATATTATAGAGCAGATGGAAAGAATGGGAATCCTCTCTTCTCCTAACGCAAAAGGTCAAAGAGAGATATTAATATGA